A region of the Amycolatopsis sp. cg13 genome:
CGCGCACCGCACGACTCCGGGGCCGTTCCGCCGTAGTTTTTTCGGCATCGGAACGGATGCGAAAGGCAGGAACAACCCATGAGCGGACCCGTGGAGATCGTCCTGATCGTGGCGGCGATCGGCTATCTGATGGTGCGGCGGCTGATCGGCGAACCCGCGCAGGCCAAGCAGATGCTCATCCTGCCCGCGGTGCTGTCCGTCGTCGGTCTCAGCACTGTGTCCGGCGAGGTGAAGACCCCCGCCTCGATGATTTTCCTCGTCGGGACCGCGGCGATCAGCGTCGCCCTCGGCGTCCTGCGCGGGATGAGCGTCCGGATTTCCCGGCGCGACGGCACCGCCTTCGTCCGCTACACCGCGGTCACCGTCGCGCTGTGGGTGGCGAACATCGTGGTCAAGATCGGCGTGAACGTCGCGCTCGACGCGTTTGCCCCGCAGGACGCGGGCGGCGTGTCCAACAGCATGATGCTCACCATCGGCGTCGGCATCCTCGCCGAAGGGCTGGTCGTGCTCTACCGCGCCCTGCGCGCCGGGCACCAGGTGGTCTGGACCCAGGGCCGCGACGGCGCACCGGCGCAGACCTCGCCGCTGCTGGACAACATCCAGCGCAACCTCAACGGCCGTCCGGCGGAGTGGAACACTCAGTCCGCCCACGACGCCGCCCCGACGAGGAGGAACCTGGTCCCATGAGCACGCCGGACCAGCGGTCGCTGTCGCTTCTCGGGCAGTACCGGGACGAGCTGATCCAGCCCGTCCTCGTCCTCACCGCCATCGCTTGCACCGCAGTCCAGTGGCCGGACGCGCAGATCGCGTACCGGCCATTGGCCTTGCCGCTGTTCGTGCTCGCCTCGGTCTCCGGGATCGTGTCGCTGCTGCCCTGGACCCGGCTGGCCGAGAGCCGGCAGATCGCCGTGATGAGCGTCTACATGCTGTTCGGCGCGCTGCTCCTGCCGCTGACGCACGGCACGTTCGCGGCGATGTTCCCGTTCGTCGCCGCGTCCGCCTCGGGGGTCAAGCTCGCGTCCCGCCGGGCCGCGGTGACCATCGCGGTCGCTGGCACGGCAGTCGCGGCCGCCGCGACCTGGACGGTCGGACAGCTGTTGCCGGGCTTCCCGGTGTGGCCGGTGTGGGTGACGCTGACCGTGGGTCTGCCGGTCGCTGTCGGCATCTCGCACCATGACCGTCTCGACGCCGTCCGCAACGCGCAGCTCGCTGCCGACGCCGCCCAGCGCGCCCGCGAGTCCGAGGCTCGCGAGGCCGCGCTTGTCGAACGAGGCCGGATCGCGCGCGAGATTCACGACGTGCTCGGTCATTCGCTCTCCGGCATCGCGCTGCAATTGGACCTGGCCGATGCGCTGCGCGACAGCGGCCGCGACGACGAGGCAGCCGCCGCCGTACGCAAGGCGCGCGCCATCGCCGTCGACTCGATCAACGAAACCCGCCGCGCGGTGCACGCGCTGCGGGAAGATACCTTGCCGCTGTCTGAGACGTTGTGCCAACTCGCCGAACACGCGTCGGCGGAGTTCGCCATCGACGGCGAAGCCGGGGCGGTCGGCCCGGAGACCACGCACACGATGGTCCGGGCGGCGCAGGAGGCGATGACCAACGCGGCCAAGTACGCGCCGGGCGCGACCCGCAGCCTGCGGCTGGCCTTCACCGCCGATCATGTCAGGCTGACCGTGCACAACGGGCCCGCGACCGAACCGCTGCGCGCCGAACTGGCCGGCGGATCCGGAGTCGGGCTCGTCGGAATGCGCGAACGGGCCGCCCTGCTCGGCGGCTCCCTGCGAGCAGGCCCGGCCGGCGACGGCTGGACCGTGGAACTGGAGCTGCCTCGATGACCGACCGCCCGATCAGCCTCGTCGTCGTCGACGACCAGGCGACCGTCCGCGAGGCGCTCGCGGTCATGCTCGACCTCGCCGAAGACGTCACCGTGGTGGCGACCGCGACCAACGGGGCCGAAGCCGTCGAGGCGGCGCAGCAGCACCGTCCGGACGTGGTGCTGATGGACCTCAACATGCCGGTGCTGGACGGCGTCGGCGCGACCGGGCGCATCCGCGAAACCCAGCCGGGCACCACGGTTCTCGTGCTCACGACGTTCGACGACGACGAATCGATCCTGGCCGCGCTGCAGGCGGGCGCGAGCGGCTACCTGACCAAGGAAGCCGACCGCACCACGATCCTGCACGCCGTGCGCACCGCCGCACAGGGCCAGACCGTGCTCTCGCCCGAGGTGCAGCGGCGGCTGCTCGCGCTGGCCGCCAAACCGGCCCGGCCCGCGGAACCGGATCTCGCGCTGACCGCGCGCGAACGGGAAATCCTCGGCCTGATCGGCGACGGCCTGCGCAATCCGGAAATCGCCGCCGCATTGGTCATCAGCGAGGCCACCGTGAAAACTCACATCAACAACCTTTTCGCCAAAGCCGGTTTCCACTCGCGCGCCGACGCGGTCCGCTACGCGCTCAACTATCAGCACGGCCGGCGCCAGCAATAACTCAATCCGCGCAAGGGTTCTTCGCGGTTTCCGCGATGACGCATCGATGCCGCATCCGCGACGCCCCGACCGGACAGCATGGGTCGCGAGGCGCACCACCGAGGTGCGCCCAGGCGCGAAGGAATATTCGTTATGGTTCGATTCACCGGCCCTGGCTCTCTTTCCGAAAGGGCCGCCAAGCCGTTTATCGCCATCGCATTGGCTGTCGTCGCGTTGTTCGCGGGCGCGAGCGTCGCCACGGCGGCCCCGGCCGCGCCACCGCGGACCGGAACCCTCAGCTCAGCGGGCTCTCACACGGCGGACCACGCCGTACCGCCGGTATTCACCTGCAACTATTACTCCCGGGCCCCGTTCCACGACGTCGCGATCAGCTGCGCGGTCCAGTCGGGCGTGATGCGGGTTTACCTCGTCTGCTCGAACAATGCCCAGGTCTACGGCCCCGTCATGTACGCGGGCAACATCTACCGTTTCGTTCTTTCCTGCCCGGGTGTACCGGTGCGAACGATTAACTGGGAATCCTTGGGTTAGCCCGGAAACGTCCGGGGGCGGCCATCCGGCGGGCCGCCCCCGGACGAGTTCCCGGTCCGCTTGGCCGAAAATGCTCGCCCGTAGCGCCGCAGATCCGCCGTCGCCATTGCAAGACCCGGGCAACGGCGGCTAGACACAACAGGTCTTGGTCCGGCGACCGGCTCACGGGTGATCACGATGACGGTACGATTCCGTCTGCTCGGCCCTGTTGGCGTGACAGTGGACGACCGCGCGATCGCACTCGGCCATCAGCAATTGCGCTGCATGGCGGCGGTGTTGCTGATCGAGGCCAACCAGACGGTCTCGATGGACGAACTCATCGACCGGGTCTGGCCCGAAGGCGCGCTCCCCCGGCAGCCGCGCCGAGCGGTGCAGCACAACATTCCGTTGCTGCGCAAGGTGCTCGCTCCGATTCCGGAAGTCGCGCTCACCCGCAACGGCTGCGGTTACCGGCTTTCCGTCGAACCGGACGCGATCGACCTGCACCGTTTCCACGCGCTGCTGGAACAAGCTCGCACCGACTCCCGTGCTGACCAGATCGCCGCGACCGCACTGGAACAAGCACTGTCCTTGTGGCAAGGCAAGCCTTTCTCCGATCTCGCCGCCGCAGCCGACATCCCGTGGCTGTGTTCGCTGCGCGCCGCGCTGACCGCGCACCAGCGGACCGCGCGCCTCGATCTGACCGACATCCGGCTGCGCCAAGGCAAACACGCCGAACTGCTCGCCGAACTGGCCGCCGGCACCGCGAGCCATCCGTTCGACGAACGCCTCGCCGGGCAGTACCTGCTGGCCCTCTACCGCAGCCGCCGCCAAGCCGAGGCGCTGCAGCATTACCATCGCCTGCAACGTGTTCTGGCCGACGAACTCGGCACCGATCCCAG
Encoded here:
- a CDS encoding sensor histidine kinase, whose protein sequence is MSTPDQRSLSLLGQYRDELIQPVLVLTAIACTAVQWPDAQIAYRPLALPLFVLASVSGIVSLLPWTRLAESRQIAVMSVYMLFGALLLPLTHGTFAAMFPFVAASASGVKLASRRAAVTIAVAGTAVAAAATWTVGQLLPGFPVWPVWVTLTVGLPVAVGISHHDRLDAVRNAQLAADAAQRARESEAREAALVERGRIAREIHDVLGHSLSGIALQLDLADALRDSGRDDEAAAAVRKARAIAVDSINETRRAVHALREDTLPLSETLCQLAEHASAEFAIDGEAGAVGPETTHTMVRAAQEAMTNAAKYAPGATRSLRLAFTADHVRLTVHNGPATEPLRAELAGGSGVGLVGMRERAALLGGSLRAGPAGDGWTVELELPR
- a CDS encoding DUF1453 domain-containing protein, whose amino-acid sequence is MSGPVEIVLIVAAIGYLMVRRLIGEPAQAKQMLILPAVLSVVGLSTVSGEVKTPASMIFLVGTAAISVALGVLRGMSVRISRRDGTAFVRYTAVTVALWVANIVVKIGVNVALDAFAPQDAGGVSNSMMLTIGVGILAEGLVVLYRALRAGHQVVWTQGRDGAPAQTSPLLDNIQRNLNGRPAEWNTQSAHDAAPTRRNLVP
- a CDS encoding response regulator, producing the protein MTDRPISLVVVDDQATVREALAVMLDLAEDVTVVATATNGAEAVEAAQQHRPDVVLMDLNMPVLDGVGATGRIRETQPGTTVLVLTTFDDDESILAALQAGASGYLTKEADRTTILHAVRTAAQGQTVLSPEVQRRLLALAAKPARPAEPDLALTAREREILGLIGDGLRNPEIAAALVISEATVKTHINNLFAKAGFHSRADAVRYALNYQHGRRQQ